In Neisseria brasiliensis, the following proteins share a genomic window:
- the panB gene encoding 3-methyl-2-oxobutanoate hydroxymethyltransferase → MITVNTLQKMKAEGNKIAMLTAYEASFAALMDEAGVDVLLVGDSLGMTVQGRTSTLPVSLRDMCYHTEAVARGTKNAMIVSDLPFGAYQQSKEQAFAAAAELMAAGAHMVKLEGGVWMAETTEFLQMRGIPVCAHIGLTPQSVFAFGGYKVQGRGDKAQALLNDAKAHDEAGAAIVLMECVPAQLAKQVTESVACPTIGIGAGVDCDGQVLVMHDMLGVFPGKTAKFVKNFMQGKDSVQAAVKAYVDEVKAQTFPAPEHTFAD, encoded by the coding sequence ATGATTACTGTGAACACACTGCAAAAAATGAAAGCCGAAGGCAATAAAATCGCCATGCTCACTGCTTATGAAGCAAGCTTTGCTGCGTTGATGGACGAAGCGGGCGTGGATGTTTTACTGGTGGGGGATTCTTTGGGCATGACCGTACAAGGGCGCACTTCCACGCTGCCGGTAAGTTTGCGCGATATGTGTTACCACACCGAAGCCGTGGCACGCGGCACGAAAAACGCCATGATTGTGAGCGACTTGCCTTTTGGTGCGTATCAGCAAAGTAAAGAACAAGCTTTTGCAGCGGCGGCAGAGTTGATGGCAGCCGGTGCGCATATGGTAAAGCTGGAAGGTGGCGTATGGATGGCAGAAACTACTGAATTTCTGCAAATGCGCGGCATTCCTGTGTGTGCGCACATCGGTTTGACACCGCAATCGGTGTTTGCATTTGGCGGCTATAAAGTGCAGGGGCGCGGCGACAAAGCGCAGGCTTTGTTAAACGATGCCAAAGCACATGATGAAGCAGGTGCCGCGATTGTGTTGATGGAGTGTGTGCCGGCGCAATTGGCCAAGCAAGTGACTGAAAGCGTGGCTTGCCCGACCATCGGCATTGGCGCGGGTGTGGATTGCGATGGTCAGGTTTTGGTAATGCACGATATGCTGGGTGTGTTCCCGGGCAAAACCGCCAAGTTTGTAAAAAACTTTATGCAGGGCAAAGACAGCGTGCAAGCGGCGGTGAAAGCTTACGTCGATGAAGTAAAAGCACAAACTTTCCCAGCACCTGAGCATACTTTTGCTGATTAA
- a CDS encoding MBL fold metallo-hydrolase — MKPNTLFTAVLAASALFAAAPAIAEVSYQHIRNATAKINYGGTTFLVDPYLAPKGAYAGFAGTVNSQLRHPLSALPQSIADIIKGVDAIVVTHTHDDHWDEAAQKMLPKDLPVFVQNANDAKIIRSQSFKDVRVVGQNTEFKNVRLSKTGGQHGSDEMYVNPQLAEMLGDAMGVVFQAQGEKSLYVIGDTLWNYHVDHALAQYKPEIIVMNTGLARMPQFKEGIIMGTEDVGKAYRVAPNADIITVHMDAVNHATISSDDMRKYVKANRLGSRVHVPSNGQVLKF; from the coding sequence ATGAAACCGAATACCCTGTTTACCGCCGTATTGGCTGCTTCCGCTCTGTTTGCTGCTGCGCCTGCCATAGCCGAAGTGAGCTATCAGCATATCCGCAACGCTACCGCCAAAATCAATTACGGCGGCACCACTTTTTTGGTTGACCCGTATCTTGCGCCTAAAGGTGCGTATGCCGGTTTTGCAGGCACGGTAAACAGCCAATTGCGTCATCCTTTGAGTGCCTTGCCGCAATCCATCGCCGACATCATCAAAGGCGTGGATGCGATTGTTGTCACCCACACTCATGACGACCACTGGGACGAAGCGGCGCAAAAAATGCTGCCGAAAGATTTACCGGTGTTCGTGCAAAACGCCAACGATGCCAAAATCATCCGCAGCCAAAGCTTTAAAGATGTGCGTGTCGTCGGTCAAAACACCGAGTTTAAAAATGTGCGCTTGAGCAAAACCGGCGGTCAACACGGCAGCGATGAAATGTATGTCAACCCACAATTAGCAGAAATGCTGGGGGATGCGATGGGTGTTGTGTTCCAAGCGCAAGGCGAGAAAAGCCTGTATGTGATCGGCGATACTTTGTGGAACTACCATGTTGATCATGCTTTGGCGCAATACAAACCTGAAATCATCGTGATGAACACCGGCCTTGCGCGTATGCCGCAATTTAAAGAAGGCATCATCATGGGCACTGAAGATGTGGGCAAAGCCTACCGCGTCGCACCGAATGCAGACATCATCACCGTGCATATGGATGCGGTAAACCATGCTACCATCAGCAGCGATGATATGCGCAAATATGTGAAAGCCAACCGCTTAGGTTCACGTGTGCATGTGCCGAGCAATGGCCAAGTGTTGAAATTTTAA
- the panC gene encoding pantoate--beta-alanine ligase: MQIIHTIKELREWRKQAGKVAFVPTMGNLHEGHLALVREAKKRADNVVVSIFVNRLQFGQGEDFDQYPRTLQQDADKLANEGVAVVFAPDEKELYPNVEQRYNVEPPHLQNELCGKFRPGHFRGVATVVSKLFNIVEADVACFGKKDYQQLAIIKGFVEDLNFNIEIVPVNTGRAADGLALSSRNQYLSETERAEAPRLYRELQAAAAQLQAGNVAYTQIEQTAIENLNQAGWEVDYIEIRQAESLEVARVGDKYLVVLAAARLGSTRLIDNLEVSLNL; this comes from the coding sequence ATGCAAATCATTCATACCATTAAAGAATTGCGCGAATGGCGCAAACAGGCCGGAAAAGTAGCGTTTGTGCCGACCATGGGCAATCTGCATGAAGGCCATTTGGCTTTGGTGCGTGAAGCGAAAAAGCGCGCCGATAATGTGGTGGTCAGTATTTTTGTGAACCGTCTTCAGTTTGGTCAAGGTGAAGACTTTGATCAATACCCACGGACTTTGCAACAAGATGCCGATAAATTGGCCAATGAAGGCGTAGCAGTGGTGTTCGCGCCGGATGAAAAAGAGCTTTATCCCAATGTCGAGCAGCGTTACAACGTTGAGCCACCGCATCTGCAAAACGAATTATGTGGCAAATTTCGTCCCGGCCATTTCCGCGGTGTGGCAACGGTGGTGAGTAAATTATTTAATATTGTCGAGGCAGATGTCGCTTGTTTCGGTAAAAAAGATTATCAGCAATTGGCGATTATTAAAGGTTTTGTTGAAGATTTAAACTTTAATATTGAAATTGTGCCGGTGAATACCGGCCGTGCAGCCGATGGCTTGGCTTTATCGAGCCGCAATCAATATTTAAGCGAAACCGAGCGCGCCGAAGCGCCGCGTTTATACCGTGAATTACAAGCCGCTGCGGCACAATTGCAGGCAGGTAATGTTGCCTATACGCAAATCGAGCAAACGGCAATAGAAAACTTAAATCAAGCCGGTTGGGAGGTGGATTATATTGAAATCCGTCAAGCAGAAAGCTTGGAAGTGGCGCGTGTGGGCGACAAATATTTAGTGGTATTGGCAGCGGCCCGATTGGGCAGCACGCGTTTGATTGATAATTTAGAAGTTTCATTAAATCTATAA
- a CDS encoding GlxA family transcriptional regulator, which yields MLKIALLLYPEVSPFHFSVPYMAFQDAAEDGLFEVKIVTRTGKPLHNQIMQPSIDGGLGLMAQCDIVVVPGWKDEQTQPVPELISALQTAYQRGAYTVGLCYGAYALAYAGLLDGKKAATHWKGEADFSRRFPKVKLDVNSIYVEDGNIITSAGTAAALDCCLHIIRKFYGAKTANKTARLLVVPPHREGGQAQFIERPLAQSTKDTQINALLDYLRDHLHEPQNIDEVAERVFMSHSTFTRHFKKATGMTFLEWLHKERLQRSLDLLENSGFSVEQIAEKTGFQNAVSFRQQFFKYYQVNPHAWRKMFRDEGMN from the coding sequence ATGCTGAAAATCGCCTTGTTGCTTTATCCCGAAGTGAGCCCGTTTCATTTTTCCGTGCCGTATATGGCGTTTCAAGATGCGGCGGAAGACGGTTTGTTTGAGGTGAAAATTGTTACGCGCACAGGCAAACCGTTGCACAATCAGATTATGCAGCCGTCGATTGATGGCGGTTTGGGCTTGATGGCGCAATGCGATATTGTGGTGGTGCCGGGTTGGAAAGATGAACAAACGCAGCCTGTGCCCGAATTAATCAGCGCGCTTCAGACGGCCTATCAGCGCGGCGCGTATACTGTCGGCCTGTGTTACGGCGCGTATGCCTTGGCGTATGCCGGTTTGCTCGACGGCAAAAAAGCGGCAACGCATTGGAAGGGTGAGGCCGATTTCAGCCGTCGTTTTCCTAAAGTGAAATTAGATGTGAATTCAATTTATGTGGAAGACGGCAACATCATTACTTCTGCCGGAACTGCCGCTGCTTTGGATTGCTGCCTGCACATTATCCGCAAGTTTTATGGTGCCAAAACTGCCAACAAAACCGCGCGTTTACTGGTGGTACCGCCGCATCGCGAGGGCGGACAGGCGCAGTTTATCGAGCGGCCATTGGCGCAATCAACGAAAGACACGCAAATCAACGCGCTGTTGGATTATTTGCGCGACCATTTACACGAGCCACAAAATATTGATGAAGTGGCCGAACGCGTTTTCATGAGTCACAGCACCTTTACCCGTCATTTCAAAAAAGCCACCGGCATGACCTTTCTCGAATGGCTGCACAAAGAGCGCCTGCAACGCAGCTTGGATTTATTGGAAAATTCAGGTTTCAGCGTTGAGCAGATTGCCGAGAAAACCGGCTTTCAAAATGCGGTGTCGTTCCGGCAGCAGTTTTTCAAGTATTATCAAGTGAATCCGCATGCTTGGCGCAAGATGTTTCGTGATGAGGGGATGAATTAA
- a CDS encoding amino acid ABC transporter permease, with protein sequence MLNNLLASLPFMTETRADLVISAFWPMVKAGFLVSMPLAIASFIIGMVIAIIVAVIRVMPSESWLHKIFLGLVKFYVSAIRGTPMLIQLAVVFYGLPAVGVYIDPIPAAIIGFSLNVGAYASETIRAAILSVHKGQWEAGFSIGMTYMQTFRRIIAPQAFRVSVPPLSNEFISLFKSTSLASFVTVTELFRTASEVANRAYDFLPVYIEAGLVYWCFCWVLFLIQAKIEKRFDRYVAK encoded by the coding sequence GTGTTAAATAATCTACTGGCTTCATTGCCGTTTATGACCGAGACACGCGCTGATTTGGTAATCAGCGCGTTTTGGCCTATGGTTAAGGCCGGATTTTTGGTATCCATGCCGCTGGCGATTGCTTCGTTTATCATCGGCATGGTGATTGCCATCATCGTGGCGGTGATTCGCGTGATGCCGTCTGAAAGCTGGTTGCACAAAATTTTCTTGGGCTTGGTGAAGTTTTATGTTTCCGCCATCCGCGGCACGCCGATGCTGATTCAATTGGCAGTGGTGTTTTACGGCTTGCCGGCGGTCGGGGTGTACATTGATCCGATTCCGGCGGCGATTATCGGCTTTTCGCTGAATGTCGGCGCGTATGCTTCCGAAACCATTCGTGCCGCGATTTTATCGGTGCACAAAGGTCAATGGGAAGCCGGTTTTTCCATCGGCATGACCTATATGCAAACCTTCCGCCGCATTATCGCGCCGCAGGCTTTCCGCGTATCCGTGCCGCCTTTGAGCAATGAATTCATCAGCTTATTCAAAAGCACGTCGCTGGCTTCGTTTGTGACGGTAACGGAATTGTTCCGCACCGCTTCCGAAGTGGCCAACCGCGCCTATGACTTTTTGCCGGTGTATATCGAAGCGGGTTTGGTGTATTGGTGTTTCTGCTGGGTATTGTTCCTGATTCAAGCGAAAATTGAAAAACGCTTCGATCGCTATGTGGCTAAGTAA
- the pnp gene encoding polyribonucleotide nucleotidyltransferase: MFNKHIKTFQYGDQTVTLETGEIARQAAAAVKVSMGDTVVLVAVTTNKDVKEGQDFFPLTVDYLERTYAAGKIPGGFFKREGKQSEKEILTSRLIDRPIRPLFPEGFYHDIQIVAMVVSVDPEIDSDIPAMLGASAALVLSGVPFAGPIGAARVGYVNGAYVLNPTKAQLAESQLDLVVAGTEKAVLMVESEADILPEDVMLGAVVYGHDQMQVAIQAINEFADAVNPEVWDWKAPETNEELVAKVREIAGNAIGEAFKIRSKQARSAKLDEAWAAVKDALITEETDTLSANEIKGIFKHLEADVVRSQILDGQPRIDGRDTRTVRPLNIQTGVLPRTHGSALFTRGETQALAVATLGTSRDEQIIDALSGEYTDRFMLHYNFPPYSTGEVGRVGAPKRREIGHGRLAKRALLAVLPEPEDFSYTMRVVSEITESNGSSSMASVCGGCLSLLSAGVPLKAHVAGIAMGLILDNNKFAVLTDILGDEDHLGDMDFKVAGTTEGVTALQMDIKIQGITKEIMQIALAQAKEARLHILAQMQEAVAGPQELSAHAPRLFTMKINQDKIRDVIGKGGETIRALTAETGTEINIAEDGTITIAATTQEAGDAARARIEQITAEVEVGKVYEGTVVKILDNNVGAIVSVMPGKDGLVHISQIAHERVKNVSDYLQVGQTVKVKALEVDDRGRVRLSMKALLEAPAAE; encoded by the coding sequence ATGTTCAATAAACACATCAAAACCTTCCAATACGGCGATCAAACCGTCACTTTGGAAACCGGCGAAATCGCACGCCAAGCCGCTGCGGCCGTTAAAGTATCGATGGGCGACACCGTGGTATTGGTTGCCGTCACCACAAATAAAGACGTGAAAGAAGGTCAAGACTTCTTCCCGTTGACCGTGGATTACTTAGAGCGTACTTATGCTGCCGGTAAAATCCCGGGCGGCTTCTTCAAGCGCGAAGGTAAGCAAAGCGAAAAAGAAATTTTGACCAGCCGTCTGATCGACCGTCCGATTCGCCCGCTGTTCCCGGAAGGCTTCTACCACGACATTCAAATCGTGGCGATGGTGGTATCGGTTGACCCTGAAATCGATTCTGATATCCCTGCCATGTTGGGCGCGTCTGCCGCCTTGGTATTGAGCGGCGTACCGTTTGCCGGCCCGATTGGCGCGGCGCGCGTAGGCTATGTGAACGGCGCATACGTATTGAACCCAACCAAAGCACAACTGGCTGAATCTCAATTGGATTTGGTGGTTGCCGGTACTGAAAAAGCCGTGTTGATGGTGGAATCTGAAGCCGACATCCTGCCTGAAGACGTGATGTTGGGCGCAGTGGTTTACGGCCACGATCAAATGCAAGTGGCGATTCAAGCCATCAACGAATTTGCCGATGCGGTTAACCCAGAAGTATGGGATTGGAAAGCGCCGGAAACCAATGAAGAATTGGTGGCTAAAGTGCGCGAAATTGCTGGCAATGCCATTGGCGAAGCGTTCAAAATCCGCTCTAAACAAGCGCGTTCAGCCAAACTGGACGAAGCTTGGGCAGCCGTTAAAGATGCTCTGATTACCGAAGAAACCGACACTCTGTCTGCCAACGAAATCAAAGGCATTTTCAAACACTTGGAAGCCGATGTTGTGCGCAGTCAAATTTTGGACGGCCAACCGCGTATCGACGGCCGCGACACCCGCACCGTGCGTCCGCTGAACATTCAAACCGGCGTATTGCCGCGCACCCACGGTTCGGCTTTGTTTACCCGTGGTGAAACCCAAGCCTTGGCTGTGGCCACTTTGGGCACTTCACGCGACGAGCAAATCATTGATGCTTTGAGCGGTGAATACACCGACCGCTTCATGCTGCATTACAACTTCCCGCCGTATTCTACTGGTGAAGTTGGTCGCGTTGGTGCGCCGAAACGCCGCGAAATCGGTCACGGCCGTTTGGCTAAACGCGCTTTGTTGGCGGTATTGCCTGAGCCGGAAGATTTCAGCTACACCATGCGCGTGGTATCTGAAATCACTGAATCAAATGGTTCGTCTTCAATGGCTTCCGTATGTGGCGGCTGTTTGAGCCTGTTGTCTGCCGGTGTGCCTTTGAAAGCACACGTGGCCGGTATTGCCATGGGCTTGATTTTGGACAACAACAAATTTGCCGTGTTGACCGACATCTTGGGCGACGAAGACCACTTAGGCGATATGGACTTTAAAGTAGCCGGTACCACCGAAGGCGTGACCGCGCTGCAAATGGACATCAAAATCCAAGGCATCACCAAAGAAATCATGCAAATCGCCTTGGCTCAAGCCAAAGAAGCACGTTTGCACATCTTGGCGCAAATGCAGGAAGCCGTGGCCGGTCCACAAGAATTGTCGGCACACGCTCCACGCTTGTTCACCATGAAAATCAACCAAGATAAAATCCGTGATGTGATTGGCAAAGGTGGCGAAACCATCCGCGCATTGACTGCCGAAACCGGCACTGAAATCAACATCGCCGAGGACGGCACCATCACCATCGCAGCGACCACGCAAGAAGCCGGTGATGCCGCCAGAGCCCGCATCGAGCAGATTACTGCCGAAGTGGAAGTGGGTAAAGTGTACGAAGGCACTGTGGTGAAAATCTTGGACAACAACGTCGGCGCGATTGTGTCTGTGATGCCGGGCAAAGATGGCTTGGTACACATCAGCCAAATCGCCCATGAGCGCGTGAAAAACGTAAGCGACTACTTGCAAGTTGGTCAAACAGTAAAAGTGAAGGCCTTGGAAGTGGACGACCGCGGCCGCGTGCGTTTGTCGATGAAAGCATTGTTGGAAGCGCCTGCCGCTGAATAA
- a CDS encoding 5-methyltetrahydropteroyltriglutamate--homocysteine S-methyltransferase codes for MSKTLPLRADTVGSYLRTENLKKARAEFAEDKISREELTRVEDQEIAKLVQDQLDAGIQVITDGEFRRSWWHIDFLENLNGIEGFVPEQAYAFKGTEVRKYNTRCNGKVSWNENHPFIAHYKALAEIVGDRGIVKYAIPSPNQLMYPFIWDTGVYESKAAFCEDVRQTYKDAIKAFYDAGCRYLQIDDVYWGTLCNNFSNPEFDFEASKQFALENIQAILADKPADMTITTHVCRGNYKSSYLLTGAYDPVAPELFGQTAYDGYFLEYDNERSGGFEPLKYFNDNPHKGRIVLGLVTSKFPELESKDEIKARIAEAAKIVPLDQLALSPQCGFASTEEGNIMTEAEQWAKVRLVEEIAAEVWGED; via the coding sequence ATGAGCAAAACTTTACCTTTGCGCGCCGATACCGTCGGCAGCTACCTGCGTACCGAAAACCTGAAAAAAGCGCGTGCCGAATTTGCCGAGGACAAAATCAGCCGTGAAGAATTGACCCGTGTGGAAGACCAAGAAATCGCCAAATTGGTGCAAGACCAATTAGACGCGGGCATTCAAGTGATTACCGATGGTGAATTCCGCCGCTCATGGTGGCACATTGACTTTTTGGAAAACCTCAACGGCATCGAAGGCTTTGTGCCGGAGCAGGCTTATGCGTTTAAAGGCACCGAAGTGCGCAAATACAATACGCGCTGCAACGGAAAAGTGTCTTGGAACGAAAACCATCCGTTTATCGCCCATTACAAAGCCTTGGCCGAAATCGTCGGCGACCGGGGCATTGTGAAATACGCCATTCCCAGCCCGAACCAATTGATGTATCCGTTTATTTGGGATACCGGCGTCTATGAAAGCAAAGCCGCATTCTGCGAAGACGTGCGCCAAACCTATAAAGACGCGATTAAAGCATTTTACGATGCCGGCTGCCGTTATCTGCAAATCGATGACGTGTATTGGGGCACTTTGTGCAACAATTTCAGCAATCCTGAATTTGATTTTGAAGCCAGCAAACAATTTGCCTTGGAAAACATCCAAGCCATTTTGGCCGACAAACCGGCCGATATGACCATCACCACCCACGTTTGCCGCGGCAACTACAAATCGTCTTATTTGCTGACCGGCGCTTACGATCCGGTTGCGCCTGAATTGTTTGGTCAAACAGCTTATGACGGCTATTTCTTGGAATACGACAACGAGCGTTCGGGTGGTTTCGAGCCATTGAAATACTTCAACGACAATCCGCACAAAGGCCGCATTGTGTTGGGCTTGGTAACGTCCAAATTCCCTGAGTTGGAAAGCAAAGACGAAATCAAAGCACGTATCGCCGAAGCTGCAAAAATCGTGCCTCTCGACCAACTGGCCTTGTCGCCGCAATGTGGTTTTGCTTCAACCGAAGAAGGCAACATCATGACCGAAGCCGAGCAATGGGCAAAAGTGCGCTTGGTCGAAGAAATCGCTGCCGAAGTGTGGGGCGAAGATTAA
- a CDS encoding alpha/beta hydrolase, whose amino-acid sequence MLKPEVIAIQGPVGALETIYLPAQGTARGVAVVNHPNPLQGGTNTNKVIQTAAKALTQLGFHCYLPNLRGVGNSGGEHDYGKGETEDCICVIDYARAQHPELEQFVLAGFSFGGYVANFAAQEREPDMLLLMGAALRHYPDRPEPEAAPNPNKTLIIHGAEDEVVEIEKVLAWAEPQDIPVIAIAGSTHFFHGKLIVLRDTISRFAPMILG is encoded by the coding sequence ATGTTGAAACCCGAGGTCATCGCCATTCAAGGTCCGGTCGGCGCACTCGAAACCATTTACCTACCCGCCCAAGGCACCGCGCGCGGCGTGGCCGTGGTGAATCACCCCAACCCGCTACAAGGCGGCACCAACACCAATAAAGTGATTCAAACCGCCGCCAAAGCCCTGACCCAGCTTGGTTTTCACTGCTACCTTCCCAACCTGCGCGGTGTGGGCAACAGCGGCGGCGAACACGATTACGGCAAAGGCGAAACCGAAGATTGTATTTGCGTTATCGACTATGCCCGCGCGCAACATCCAGAATTGGAACAATTTGTATTGGCCGGTTTCTCATTCGGCGGCTATGTCGCCAACTTCGCCGCCCAAGAGCGCGAACCGGATATGCTGTTGCTGATGGGCGCTGCCCTGCGCCACTACCCCGACCGCCCCGAACCTGAAGCGGCACCTAACCCGAATAAAACCTTAATCATTCACGGCGCAGAAGATGAAGTGGTCGAGATTGAAAAAGTTTTGGCATGGGCGGAACCGCAAGATATTCCGGTGATTGCCATTGCCGGCTCTACCCACTTTTTCCACGGCAAACTGATTGTGTTGCGCGATACCATCAGCCGCTTTGCACCGATGATTTTGGGTTAA
- a CDS encoding amino acid ABC transporter substrate-binding protein: MLKKFLLGSMTALVLAACGGSEGGSAASGAAPANKASGSLIERINNKGIITVGTEGTYAPFTYHDKSGKLTGYDVEVTRAIAEKLGVTVEFKETQWDAMMAGLKAGRFDVVANQVALTSPERQATFDKSEPYSWSGPVLVARNDSTIKSVDEIAGKKAAQSLTSNYGERATAAKAEIVPVDGLAQSLMLIEQKRAEVTLNDELAVLDYLQKNLNAGVKIVWTAPADEKVGAGLIVNKGNDEAVAKFSEAMKELRADGTLKKLGEQFFGKDISVK, translated from the coding sequence ATGTTGAAAAAATTCTTATTGGGCAGCATGACTGCTTTAGTACTGGCTGCTTGCGGTGGCAGCGAGGGCGGCTCGGCGGCTTCAGGTGCGGCACCTGCGAACAAGGCTTCAGGTTCTTTGATTGAACGCATCAACAATAAAGGCATCATCACCGTTGGCACCGAAGGCACTTATGCGCCGTTCACCTACCACGATAAATCCGGCAAATTGACCGGCTACGACGTGGAAGTGACTCGCGCCATCGCTGAAAAATTGGGCGTGACCGTTGAATTCAAAGAAACCCAATGGGATGCCATGATGGCCGGTTTGAAAGCGGGTCGTTTTGACGTGGTGGCCAACCAAGTGGCGTTGACCAGCCCTGAACGCCAAGCGACTTTTGATAAATCCGAGCCGTATAGCTGGAGCGGCCCGGTTTTGGTGGCACGCAACGACAGCACCATTAAATCGGTTGATGAAATTGCCGGTAAAAAAGCCGCCCAATCTTTAACCAGCAACTACGGCGAACGCGCCACTGCAGCTAAAGCCGAAATCGTGCCGGTTGACGGTTTGGCGCAATCCTTGATGCTGATTGAGCAAAAACGTGCCGAAGTGACGCTGAACGATGAATTGGCGGTATTGGATTATCTGCAAAAAAATCTGAATGCCGGCGTGAAAATCGTGTGGACTGCGCCTGCTGATGAAAAAGTCGGTGCCGGTTTGATTGTCAATAAAGGCAATGATGAAGCCGTGGCCAAATTCAGCGAAGCAATGAAAGAATTGCGAGCAGACGGCACATTGAAAAAACTGGGCGAACAATTCTTCGGAAAAGACATCAGTGTTAAATAA
- a CDS encoding amino acid ABC transporter ATP-binding protein — protein MIKIRNIHKTFGDNTILRGIDLDVNKGQVVVILGPSGSGKTTFLRCLNALEMPEQGQIEFDNAAPLKVDFAQKPSKAEILALRRKSGMVFQQYNLFPHKTALENVMEGPVSVQGKAKTEARAAALALLEKVGLGDKVDLYPYQLSGGQQQRVGIARALAIQPELMLFDEPTSALDPELVQDVLNTMKELAQEGWTMVVVTHEIKFAMEVADIVVVMDGGMIVEQGAPEVLFDNPQHERTRRFLQQIRAQH, from the coding sequence ATGATTAAAATCCGTAATATCCACAAAACATTCGGCGATAACACCATTTTGCGCGGCATTGATTTGGATGTAAACAAAGGCCAAGTGGTGGTGATTTTGGGGCCTTCTGGGTCGGGTAAAACCACGTTTTTGCGCTGCTTGAACGCGTTGGAAATGCCCGAGCAAGGGCAAATCGAATTCGATAATGCCGCGCCCTTAAAAGTTGATTTTGCCCAAAAACCGAGCAAAGCTGAAATCTTAGCCTTGCGCCGCAAGTCGGGCATGGTGTTTCAACAATACAATCTGTTCCCACATAAAACCGCTTTGGAAAATGTGATGGAAGGGCCGGTATCGGTGCAGGGCAAAGCCAAAACCGAAGCGCGTGCCGCTGCCTTGGCCTTGCTGGAAAAAGTAGGCTTGGGCGATAAAGTCGATTTGTATCCGTATCAATTGTCGGGCGGCCAGCAGCAGCGTGTTGGCATTGCCCGCGCCTTGGCGATTCAGCCGGAATTGATGCTGTTTGACGAGCCGACTTCCGCGCTCGATCCGGAATTGGTGCAAGATGTGTTGAACACCATGAAAGAACTGGCACAAGAAGGCTGGACAATGGTGGTCGTGACCCACGAAATTAAGTTTGCGATGGAAGTGGCCGATATTGTGGTGGTGATGGACGGCGGCATGATTGTTGAGCAGGGCGCGCCGGAAGTGTTGTTTGACAATCCGCAACATGAACGCACCCGCCGCTTCTTGCAGCAAATCCGTGCCCAGCATTGA
- a CDS encoding polyamine aminopropyltransferase, whose amino-acid sequence MAQHPYRRLRAPQAHLPEVGISEEGNIRSLHLGSSTIQSSMNLDHPAELVLSYSRAMMGWLLFTENTPRHITQIGLGGGSFARWIDAYLPDTKQTAVDINPQVIAVARSLFELPFEGEKFEIVEADGAEYIKVFRHNTDVILVDGFDGEQIIDDLVSEPFFENCRQALSPDGVFVTNWWSGDKRYQRFVERLLKVFDGRVLELPAESHGNMAVMAFQSSPKEQNLDNLKKRADKLSDLYDLNFKRMLADLKAYNQNNGKHFYL is encoded by the coding sequence ATGGCCCAACACCCTTACCGTCGCTTGCGTGCGCCGCAAGCGCATTTGCCCGAAGTCGGCATTTCTGAAGAAGGCAATATCCGCTCACTACATTTGGGCAGCTCGACGATTCAAAGCTCCATGAACCTCGACCACCCTGCCGAATTGGTGTTGTCATACAGCCGCGCCATGATGGGCTGGCTGTTGTTTACCGAAAACACGCCGCGCCACATTACCCAAATCGGTTTGGGCGGCGGCTCGTTTGCCCGCTGGATTGATGCCTACCTGCCCGATACCAAGCAAACTGCCGTCGACATCAATCCGCAAGTGATTGCCGTGGCACGCAGTTTGTTTGAATTACCGTTTGAAGGTGAAAAATTTGAAATCGTGGAAGCCGATGGTGCGGAATATATTAAGGTGTTCCGCCACAATACCGATGTGATTTTGGTCGACGGTTTCGACGGCGAGCAGATTATTGATGATTTGGTGAGCGAACCGTTTTTTGAAAATTGCCGCCAAGCACTCTCGCCCGACGGTGTGTTTGTGACCAACTGGTGGAGCGGCGACAAGCGTTATCAGCGTTTTGTCGAGCGTTTATTAAAAGTTTTTGACGGCCGCGTGTTGGAATTGCCGGCAGAAAGTCATGGCAACATGGCGGTGATGGCGTTTCAGAGCAGCCCGAAAGAGCAAAATCTCGACAATCTGAAAAAACGCGCCGACAAGCTTAGCGACTTATACGATTTGAATTTCAAACGTATGCTGGCCGATTTAAAAGCCTATAATCAAAACAACGGTAAACATTTTTATTTATAG